The following proteins come from a genomic window of Nostoc sp. TCL26-01:
- a CDS encoding CAAD domain-containing protein — translation MQEPEFTETKSKEATVPEINSQTGTITKLQPPAQSQEQWVKYGEQVSDFLATLPEYIGGFFNQYKQPLVSVGLIVAAVVAVKVLLAVLDSLNDIPLVAPTFELIGIGYSAWFVYRYLLKASTRQELTEEITTLKSQVVGQDGAEV, via the coding sequence ATGCAAGAACCGGAATTTACAGAAACCAAGTCTAAAGAGGCAACAGTGCCAGAAATCAATAGCCAAACAGGAACTATCACTAAACTCCAGCCTCCTGCCCAGTCTCAAGAACAATGGGTAAAATACGGGGAACAGGTCTCTGATTTTTTAGCAACTCTGCCTGAATACATAGGCGGCTTTTTTAATCAATATAAACAACCTTTGGTTAGTGTGGGTTTAATTGTGGCAGCAGTTGTCGCAGTGAAAGTCCTGTTGGCAGTTTTAGATTCGTTGAATGATATTCCTTTAGTAGCACCAACTTTTGAGTTGATTGGTATTGGTTATTCTGCCTGGTTTGTTTACCGTTATTTACTTAAAGCTTCAACCAGACAGGAACTAACTGAAGAAATTACTACCTTGAAATCACAAGTAGTTGGACAAGATGGTGCAGAAGTTTAA
- a CDS encoding phospholipid carrier-dependent glycosyltransferase, translated as MNLYNWHSTIPTRWLHPLLLLIWFSIGISLRLLNLTAKPPWTDEFSTLVFSLGNSFLSVPLNQAIAPDILLQPLQPQLGATIQDVWTHLSHESNHPPIYFVLTHWWMQLFPTQQGLVSLWGARSLAAIFGAASIPAIYGLTWIAFRSRIASQLAAAMMAVSPYAIFLAQEARHYTLAILWVIASLTCLVITTRHIRHRTQLPIPIAILWIIINALGIASHYFFVLTLLTIALVLIVTAWQQTQDKKISPPHSLFSPPWRRIYAVALGTFISAIVWLPIFLQNSYGDKLTDWIQQPRQGWAWLSPLFQAFGAWVTMLYLLPVESPQLVIVIASGLVMLMFIIWAAPILVRGLKALLQQADTRFTTQVLAGVVVGAIALFFIFTYFLGIDLTRGARYNFVYFPAVIVLLGASLAVCWQEIGGKKAVTIIWLMAFLSAITVLFNLGYQKYYRPDLFIQLIRKTSQVPVLIATTQITHVQIGEMMGIAREWQLQNFNSPSPLFLLAHQDKNLQTATNTLENTLKTLPRPFDLWLVNFHAPVGEKIAECIADNQSLPAVNGYEYKIYHCQK; from the coding sequence ATGAACTTGTATAATTGGCACTCTACCATCCCGACTCGCTGGTTGCATCCCTTATTGTTACTGATATGGTTTAGCATTGGTATCAGCTTGCGTCTCCTCAATTTAACTGCCAAGCCACCTTGGACTGATGAATTTTCTACCTTGGTGTTCAGCTTGGGCAATAGTTTTTTATCAGTACCCTTAAATCAGGCGATCGCACCTGATATCCTATTACAACCACTACAACCACAACTAGGCGCGACTATTCAGGATGTGTGGACACACCTGAGTCATGAAAGTAACCATCCTCCGATTTATTTTGTTTTAACTCATTGGTGGATGCAGTTATTTCCCACACAACAAGGCCTAGTTTCATTATGGGGGGCGCGATCGCTTGCCGCAATTTTTGGTGCTGCATCTATCCCCGCAATTTATGGCTTAACTTGGATAGCTTTTCGTTCCCGCATAGCTAGTCAACTAGCCGCCGCCATGATGGCAGTATCACCCTATGCCATCTTTCTGGCACAAGAAGCACGCCATTACACCCTAGCAATTTTGTGGGTAATTGCTTCCCTCACTTGTTTAGTCATCACCACACGCCATATTCGCCACCGTACACAATTACCCATACCAATAGCAATTCTGTGGATAATCATTAACGCCTTGGGTATCGCCAGCCATTACTTTTTCGTTCTCACCCTACTGACAATAGCCCTAGTTTTAATCGTTACAGCCTGGCAACAAACCCAAGACAAAAAAATTTCTCCTCCCCACTCCCTTTTCTCTCCCCCTTGGCGACGCATTTACGCCGTTGCCCTTGGCACTTTTATTTCTGCGATAGTTTGGCTACCCATCTTTTTGCAAAATAGCTATGGGGATAAATTGACAGACTGGATACAACAACCCCGCCAAGGTTGGGCTTGGTTAAGTCCTCTGTTTCAAGCTTTTGGGGCTTGGGTGACAATGCTTTATCTGCTACCAGTGGAATCACCCCAGCTAGTGATTGTGATTGCTTCTGGGTTGGTAATGCTGATGTTTATCATTTGGGCAGCACCGATTTTAGTGAGAGGATTAAAAGCACTACTACAGCAAGCCGACACTCGCTTCACAACGCAGGTTTTAGCTGGTGTAGTTGTAGGAGCGATCGCCTTATTCTTTATTTTTACCTATTTTCTTGGTATAGACTTAACCAGAGGTGCGCGTTACAACTTTGTCTACTTTCCGGCTGTCATCGTCTTATTAGGCGCAAGTTTAGCTGTTTGTTGGCAGGAAATTGGTGGAAAAAAAGCCGTCACTATCATTTGGTTGATGGCATTTCTCAGTGCCATCACTGTGCTTTTCAATCTTGGTTATCAAAAATATTACCGTCCTGATTTGTTCATCCAGTTAATTAGAAAAACCTCCCAAGTACCAGTACTCATCGCCACTACCCAAATCACCCATGTGCAAATTGGGGAAATGATGGGTATAGCTAGAGAATGGCAATTACAAAATTTCAACTCACCCTCTCCCTTATTTCTCCTCGCCCATCAAGATAAAAACCTACAAACTGCCACCAATACCCTAGAAAATACATTAAAAACCTTGCCACGTCCATTTGACCTGTGGTTAGTCAACTTTCACGCACCCGTCGGCGAAAAAATAGCTGAGTGTATAGCTGATAACCAATCTTTACCCGCAGTCAATGGTTACGAGTACAAAATTTATCATTGTCAAAAATGA
- a CDS encoding S-layer homology domain-containing protein, translating into MTNKPPTESESSLGFDEFIAILVAFATIGGILFWSFSRKDGGWNLPKFLSPLATTSPSLPQKTPTPQLNPKVESDIKVLPSPPPMEMTKPNINQPPIDQRTPEPVLPPVQVVPINSPSRPTAPSIEANFSTNTSSLSLIIPAEKKSTIPPPIAFNDIPANFWASRFINALSSRKIIKGFKDYSFRPNQPVSRAEFAAILQQAFNPELTKSTTSLKDIPPKFWATPAINHAVSARFLSGYPNKTFKPQQNITRSQALVALVSGLNLKPPTTPNQTLSKYKDAKNIPKYAVSKLATASANGLIVNHPNPQILAPNQPATRAEVAVMIHQALVRMGKLEEIPSPNMGNLPPTFP; encoded by the coding sequence ATGACAAATAAACCTCCCACAGAGTCAGAGTCATCCCTTGGCTTTGACGAATTCATTGCTATTCTGGTTGCCTTTGCCACAATTGGGGGCATTTTGTTTTGGTCATTTTCCCGTAAAGATGGTGGCTGGAATTTACCCAAATTTCTATCACCTCTAGCAACCACCTCTCCCAGTCTTCCTCAAAAGACACCGACACCCCAATTAAACCCAAAAGTTGAGTCTGACATAAAAGTGTTGCCATCACCCCCGCCAATGGAGATGACAAAACCGAATATCAATCAACCACCAATTGATCAGAGAACACCTGAACCTGTATTACCACCCGTCCAAGTAGTACCAATCAACTCACCCAGCAGACCAACTGCACCATCGATAGAAGCAAACTTTTCTACCAATACCTCATCACTATCTCTAATCATTCCCGCCGAGAAAAAATCTACCATTCCCCCGCCAATTGCCTTTAATGATATTCCTGCTAATTTTTGGGCAAGTCGTTTTATCAATGCCCTATCTTCTCGTAAGATCATCAAAGGCTTCAAAGATTATTCTTTTCGACCAAATCAGCCAGTTAGCCGGGCAGAATTTGCGGCTATCTTACAACAAGCCTTTAACCCAGAACTAACTAAATCAACTACCTCACTCAAAGATATACCGCCCAAATTTTGGGCAACACCAGCAATTAACCATGCCGTCAGTGCCAGATTTTTAAGCGGCTATCCCAACAAAACCTTTAAACCACAACAAAATATTACGCGATCGCAAGCCCTAGTGGCCCTAGTCAGTGGCTTAAATCTTAAACCACCAACCACCCCAAATCAGACTTTAAGCAAATACAAAGATGCCAAAAATATTCCCAAATATGCCGTGAGCAAACTAGCAACCGCCTCAGCCAATGGACTAATAGTCAACCACCCCAATCCCCAAATCTTAGCTCCCAACCAACCAGCCACCCGTGCAGAAGTAGCAGTAATGATACATCAAGCCCTGGTCAGAATGGGCAAATTAGAAGAAATCCCATCCCCTAACATGGGCAACTTACCTCCAACCTTCCCCTAA
- a CDS encoding homoserine dehydrogenase, whose amino-acid sequence MGVKLGILGLGTVGTGTVQLLQDAVGRHPLLQEVEIYRVGVRSLDKHRDVKLPIEVLTTDLEAIVNDPAIDIIVEVMGGLEPARSLILKALNNGKHVVTANKAAIARFGAEIFDTANHAGMYVMLEAAVGGGIPVIQPLKQSLSVNRIHTVTGIVNGTTNYILTRMQTEGSNFDDVLADAQRLGYAEADPTADVDGLDAADKIAILASLAFGGRINLQDVYCEGIRQVSKTDIAYAEKLGFVIKLLAIANNQSQDTTKLSIRVHPTLVPKAHPLASINGVYNAILVEGEPIGQVMFFGPGAGAGATASAVTSDILSLVAALKSNTTAPNPLLTCRHEEYSQIAPIADLLTRFYARFHTKDQAGVIGKLGTCFGNHGVSLESIVQTGFQGELAEIVVVTHDVREGEFRQALAEIQSLAAVDSIPSILRVL is encoded by the coding sequence GTGGGTGTAAAGCTAGGAATCTTGGGATTAGGCACAGTGGGAACGGGAACTGTACAACTGCTGCAAGATGCGGTTGGTCGTCATCCGTTGTTGCAAGAGGTAGAAATTTATCGAGTGGGAGTACGATCGCTCGATAAGCACCGTGATGTTAAACTACCTATAGAAGTTTTAACTACAGATTTAGAGGCGATTGTCAATGACCCAGCAATAGATATTATTGTGGAAGTCATGGGTGGACTAGAACCAGCGCGATCGCTCATCCTCAAAGCCTTAAATAATGGTAAACACGTAGTCACAGCAAATAAAGCCGCGATCGCTCGTTTTGGGGCAGAGATTTTTGACACTGCCAATCACGCCGGGATGTATGTCATGTTAGAAGCCGCCGTCGGTGGTGGGATTCCCGTAATTCAACCTTTAAAACAATCTCTCAGCGTTAACCGCATTCACACCGTTACAGGCATCGTTAACGGCACAACGAACTACATTCTCACACGGATGCAAACAGAAGGGAGTAACTTTGATGATGTGTTAGCTGATGCTCAACGTTTGGGTTATGCAGAAGCAGATCCGACGGCTGACGTGGATGGCTTAGATGCAGCAGATAAAATTGCCATCTTGGCATCATTGGCCTTTGGTGGACGGATAAACCTCCAGGATGTCTACTGCGAGGGTATCCGCCAAGTCAGCAAAACCGACATAGCCTACGCCGAAAAATTGGGCTTTGTGATTAAATTATTGGCGATCGCTAATAATCAATCTCAAGATACCACCAAACTATCCATCAGAGTCCATCCCACCTTAGTACCCAAAGCTCATCCCCTCGCCAGCATTAACGGTGTCTATAACGCCATTCTTGTAGAAGGAGAACCCATCGGACAAGTCATGTTCTTCGGCCCCGGTGCAGGTGCAGGTGCAACCGCCAGCGCTGTCACCTCCGATATTTTAAGTCTAGTTGCTGCCCTAAAAAGCAATACCACAGCCCCCAATCCCCTCTTAACCTGTAGACACGAAGAATACAGCCAAATTGCCCCCATTGCCGACCTTTTAACCCGATTTTATGCCCGATTCCACACCAAAGACCAAGCAGGTGTCATCGGCAAATTAGGTACTTGTTTCGGCAATCATGGCGTGAGTCTAGAATCAATCGTCCAAACCGGCTTTCAGGGAGAACTAGCAGAAATTGTCGTCGTCACTCACGATGTCCGAGAAGGGGAATTCCGCCAAGCCTTAGCCGAAATTCAAAGTTTAGCAGCTGTTGACAGCATTCCTAGTATTTTGAGAGTGTTGTAA
- the metK gene encoding methionine adenosyltransferase yields MSKRYLFTSESVTEGHPDKICDQISDTILDTLLTQDPTSRVAAEVVVNTGLVLITGEITTKANVNYANVARQKIAEIGYTNADNGFSANSTSVIVALDEQSPDIAQGVNTAQETREQDSDELFDKIGAGDQGIMFGFACNETPEQMPLPICLSHRIARRLAAVRKTGELSYLRPDGKTQVTVIYEDGIPVGIDTILISTQHTATIGDITDEAAVQAKIKQDLWTAVVEPVFGDIDIKPDSETRFLVNPTGKFVIGGPQGDSGLTGRKIIVDTYGGYSRHGGGAFSGKDPTKVDRSAAYAARYVAKNIVAAGLAAKCEVQLSYAIGVARPVSIFLDTFGTGKVDDTTLLELVKENFELRPAGIIHSFNLRNLPSERGGRFYQDVAAYGHFGRNDLDLPWERTDKAELLQQAVKQAIPAAIA; encoded by the coding sequence TTGTCTAAACGTTATTTATTTACCTCCGAGTCAGTTACCGAAGGCCATCCAGATAAAATCTGCGATCAGATTTCTGATACGATTCTCGATACGTTACTGACACAAGATCCGACCAGTCGAGTTGCGGCAGAAGTTGTAGTGAACACTGGTTTGGTGTTAATTACTGGTGAAATTACGACTAAAGCTAATGTCAATTATGCTAATGTTGCTCGCCAGAAAATAGCCGAGATTGGTTATACTAACGCCGATAACGGTTTTTCTGCTAACAGCACTAGCGTTATTGTCGCGTTAGATGAACAATCACCAGATATTGCTCAAGGTGTTAATACTGCTCAAGAAACCCGTGAGCAAGATAGTGATGAACTCTTTGACAAAATTGGTGCAGGTGACCAAGGAATCATGTTTGGTTTTGCTTGTAATGAGACACCAGAACAGATGCCTTTACCAATTTGTCTGTCTCATCGCATTGCCCGGAGACTTGCAGCAGTGCGTAAGACTGGCGAGTTGTCTTACCTCCGTCCTGATGGGAAAACTCAAGTTACTGTCATCTATGAAGATGGCATTCCTGTAGGAATTGATACAATTCTCATTTCCACCCAGCATACAGCCACCATTGGCGACATTACTGATGAAGCAGCAGTGCAAGCCAAGATTAAACAAGACCTGTGGACGGCTGTGGTAGAACCTGTGTTTGGTGATATTGACATCAAACCAGACTCAGAAACACGCTTTTTAGTCAACCCTACGGGTAAATTTGTCATTGGCGGCCCCCAAGGTGACTCTGGCTTAACTGGACGGAAAATTATTGTCGATACCTATGGTGGTTATTCCCGACATGGTGGTGGCGCTTTCTCAGGCAAAGACCCCACGAAGGTAGACCGTTCTGCGGCTTATGCAGCCCGATATGTGGCTAAAAATATTGTGGCGGCCGGGTTGGCAGCAAAATGTGAAGTGCAGTTGAGTTATGCCATTGGTGTAGCACGACCGGTGAGCATTTTTCTCGATACTTTTGGCACAGGGAAAGTCGATGATACAACCTTGTTGGAACTAGTCAAAGAAAACTTTGAACTGCGTCCGGCGGGGATTATTCATAGCTTTAATTTACGCAACTTACCAAGTGAAAGAGGCGGACGTTTTTATCAGGACGTTGCAGCTTATGGTCACTTTGGACGGAATGACCTAGATTTGCCCTGGGAACGTACCGATAAAGCGGAATTATTGCAGCAAGCAGTTAAGCAGGCAATCCCTGCGGCGATCGCTTAG
- the petH gene encoding ferredoxin--NADP reductase — MSNQGAFEGAANTESGSRVFVYEVVGMRQSEETDQTNYPIRKSGSVFIRVPYNRMNQEMQRITRLGGKIVGIHSVSALQQLNGQDAIASSTNASSEPADIKGNGKATPVNAEPQKQNKDNKGNTMTQAKAKKAHADVPVNIYRPNAPYIGKVISNDPLVQEGGIGIVQHIKFDLSAGDLKYIEGQSIGIIPPGLDKNGKPEKLRLYSIASTRHGDDVDDKTVSLCVRQLEYKHPESGETVYGVCSTHLCFLKPGDEVKITGPVGKEMLLPDDPEANVIMMATGTGIAPMRAYLWRMFKDAERAANPEYQFKGFSWLIFGVPTTPNLLYKEELEEIQQKYPNNFRLTGAISREQKNPQGGRMYIQDRVAEHADELWQLIKNEKTHTYICGLRGMEDGIDAALTAAAAKEGVTWSDYQKDLKKAGRWHVETY; from the coding sequence ATGTCTAATCAAGGTGCTTTTGAAGGTGCTGCCAACACAGAATCAGGTAGCCGCGTCTTCGTTTACGAAGTGGTGGGTATGCGTCAGAGTGAAGAAACTGATCAAACGAACTACCCAATTCGTAAAAGTGGCAGTGTGTTCATCAGAGTGCCTTACAACCGCATGAATCAAGAAATGCAGCGTATCACTCGCCTGGGCGGTAAGATTGTTGGCATTCATTCGGTAAGCGCACTACAACAACTCAATGGTCAAGATGCCATTGCCAGTTCCACAAATGCGTCTAGTGAACCTGCTGACATTAAGGGGAATGGTAAAGCCACACCTGTAAATGCTGAACCACAGAAACAGAACAAGGACAACAAAGGCAACACCATGACTCAAGCGAAAGCCAAAAAAGCCCATGCTGATGTTCCCGTAAATATTTACCGTCCCAATGCGCCATATATCGGCAAGGTAATATCTAACGACCCCCTAGTCCAAGAGGGCGGTATTGGTATTGTTCAGCATATCAAATTTGACCTTTCTGCTGGTGATTTGAAATACATCGAAGGTCAAAGTATTGGGATTATTCCCCCTGGTTTAGATAAAAACGGTAAGCCAGAAAAACTCAGACTCTACTCCATCGCCTCCACCCGTCACGGCGATGATGTAGATGACAAAACAGTCTCCCTGTGTGTCCGTCAGTTGGAGTACAAGCATCCTGAATCTGGCGAAACAGTTTACGGTGTTTGCTCTACACACCTCTGTTTCCTCAAACCAGGAGATGAGGTGAAAATTACAGGGCCAGTAGGTAAAGAAATGCTCCTACCTGATGACCCTGAAGCTAATGTGATTATGATGGCAACCGGAACAGGTATTGCACCAATGCGGGCTTATTTGTGGCGGATGTTCAAGGATGCTGAAAGAGCTGCTAACCCAGAATACCAGTTCAAAGGTTTCTCTTGGCTGATCTTTGGTGTGCCGACAACTCCTAACCTTCTCTACAAAGAAGAATTAGAAGAAATCCAACAAAAATACCCCAATAACTTCCGCCTCACTGGTGCTATCAGCCGGGAACAAAAAAATCCCCAAGGCGGTAGAATGTACATCCAAGACCGCGTAGCTGAACACGCTGATGAACTGTGGCAATTAATCAAGAATGAAAAAACCCACACCTACATCTGTGGTTTGCGCGGGATGGAAGATGGTATCGACGCGGCTTTAACTGCTGCTGCTGCCAAAGAAGGGGTAACTTGGAGTGATTACCAAAAGGATCTGAAAAAAGCTGGTCGTTGGCACGTTGAAACATACTAA
- a CDS encoding phosphoribulokinase — protein MTTKPDRVVLIGVAGDSGCGKSTFLRRLIDLFGEEFMTVICLDDYHCLDRKQRKETGITALDPRANNFDLMYEQIKALKEGQAINKPIYNHETGLIDPPEIVEPNHIVVVEGLHPLYDERVRSLLDFSVYFDISDEVKIAWKIQRDMAERGHRYEDVLAAINSRKPDFQKYIEPQREFADVVLQVLPTNLIKNDTERKVLRVRMLQREGKEDFEPVYLFDEGSTIQWTPCGRKLTCSYPGMQLYYGSDVYYGRYVSVLEVDGQFDNLEEVIYIETHLSNTSTKYQGEMTQLLLQHREYPGSNNGTGLFQVLTGLKMRATYERLTTKEAKLAVQV, from the coding sequence ATGACAACTAAGCCAGATCGCGTGGTACTAATAGGAGTAGCCGGAGACTCCGGGTGCGGTAAATCTACGTTTTTGCGTCGTTTGATCGATTTGTTTGGGGAAGAGTTCATGACAGTCATCTGTTTAGATGACTACCATTGCTTAGACCGGAAACAACGTAAAGAAACTGGTATTACTGCACTAGACCCCAGAGCCAATAACTTTGACCTGATGTATGAGCAAATTAAAGCGCTCAAAGAAGGTCAAGCAATTAACAAGCCGATTTATAACCACGAAACAGGTTTAATTGATCCACCTGAGATAGTAGAGCCAAATCACATTGTAGTGGTAGAGGGTCTACATCCCCTATATGATGAACGAGTGCGATCGCTACTCGACTTCAGCGTCTATTTTGACATTAGCGATGAAGTGAAAATTGCTTGGAAAATTCAGCGAGACATGGCAGAAAGAGGTCATCGCTACGAAGACGTTCTCGCTGCTATCAACTCTCGCAAACCAGACTTCCAAAAATACATCGAACCCCAAAGAGAATTCGCTGATGTAGTTTTGCAAGTATTACCCACAAACCTCATCAAAAACGATACAGAACGCAAAGTCCTGCGAGTGCGGATGCTGCAACGGGAAGGCAAAGAAGATTTTGAACCCGTCTATTTATTTGATGAAGGTTCAACAATCCAGTGGACTCCCTGTGGACGTAAGCTTACCTGTTCTTACCCAGGTATGCAGCTTTACTACGGTTCCGATGTTTACTACGGTCGCTATGTGTCTGTTTTAGAGGTAGATGGTCAATTTGATAACCTCGAAGAAGTTATTTACATCGAAACCCATCTCAGCAACACATCCACCAAGTACCAAGGCGAGATGACTCAGTTATTACTCCAACACCGTGAATATCCAGGTTCTAACAATGGAACTGGTTTATTCCAAGTGTTAACAGGTTTGAAAATGCGTGCTACCTATGAGCGCTTAACCACAAAGGAAGCAAAGCTGGCAGTTCAGGTTTAA
- a CDS encoding N,N-dimethylformamidase beta subunit family domain-containing protein: MFFVYQSRFFARALLTVLLTIAIVIIFSLADVAIAQELSTPKQQNNPTIIENQKPGTTDWQLTQPAIRREIEGYASLTSVNRGDEIKLFVNTREPNYTIEIFRMGWYGGAGGRLMAAAIKRVGTKQPPPIIDQATGLIECNWRDPYVLKIPDNPKDLTQWASGVYLAKLTAGKSGKQSYIIFVVRDDSRPSDILFQSSVTTYQAYNNWGGMSLYRWNSRGKQAAKVSFNRPYAASPSLAAAYGMGAGEFLTNAQPKRRTSNAGWEYNMVRWLERSGYDVSYITDIDTHNNPLELYTTKPILWLHKVFLSVGHDEYWSAKMRQNVETARDYGVNLGFFSSNTCYWQIRFEPSFVTREMNRTIVAYKENLLLDPFARDKDPTNDFLVTTLWRNKPVNRPEEALIGVMYETFQVNADIVVNETAPSWILAGTQLHSDDSNTAIKTNKKLPLREMRLTGLLGYEVDRMFRYAPTNTIRIAHSPYRYKGGTRYADMTVYTTESGAMVFATGSMQWNWGLDDYNAPTLRPSLLNPDAQAITHNVLKQMMKIKN; the protein is encoded by the coding sequence ATGTTTTTTGTATACCAAAGCCGATTTTTTGCCAGGGCATTATTGACAGTATTATTAACTATTGCCATCGTCATCATTTTCTCATTAGCAGATGTAGCGATCGCTCAAGAATTATCAACCCCAAAACAGCAAAATAATCCCACCATCATTGAAAATCAAAAACCCGGTACGACTGATTGGCAATTGACACAACCTGCTATCAGGCGAGAAATTGAAGGCTACGCTTCCTTAACTAGTGTCAATCGTGGAGACGAAATTAAGCTGTTTGTCAATACCAGAGAACCAAATTACACCATAGAAATCTTTCGGATGGGTTGGTATGGCGGTGCTGGTGGTAGACTCATGGCTGCGGCAATTAAGCGAGTGGGTACTAAGCAACCACCACCAATTATTGATCAAGCCACTGGTTTGATTGAGTGCAATTGGCGAGATCCTTACGTTCTCAAAATTCCAGACAATCCAAAAGACCTAACACAATGGGCTAGTGGTGTCTACCTAGCTAAACTCACTGCTGGCAAAAGTGGCAAACAAAGCTACATTATCTTTGTCGTTCGTGATGATAGTCGCCCATCTGATATCTTATTTCAATCCAGCGTGACGACCTATCAAGCCTACAATAACTGGGGGGGAATGTCTCTGTACCGTTGGAACAGTCGCGGTAAACAAGCAGCCAAAGTCTCCTTTAATCGTCCCTACGCAGCCAGTCCCAGTCTAGCCGCCGCCTATGGGATGGGAGCAGGAGAATTTCTGACCAATGCTCAACCCAAAAGGAGAACGTCTAACGCTGGGTGGGAATACAACATGGTCAGATGGCTAGAACGTTCCGGGTACGATGTTAGTTATATCACAGATATTGACACCCATAATAACCCTTTAGAACTGTACACGACAAAGCCCATACTTTGGTTACACAAAGTATTTCTCTCCGTTGGGCATGATGAATATTGGTCAGCCAAAATGCGGCAAAATGTCGAAACAGCTAGAGATTACGGTGTGAATCTGGGGTTTTTTTCGTCCAATACTTGCTATTGGCAAATTCGCTTTGAGCCTAGTTTTGTCACTAGGGAAATGAATCGGACAATTGTGGCTTATAAAGAGAATTTACTGCTAGATCCGTTTGCAAGAGACAAAGATCCCACAAATGATTTTCTCGTCACAACTCTGTGGCGTAACAAACCCGTAAATCGCCCAGAAGAAGCTTTAATTGGTGTGATGTACGAAACTTTTCAAGTCAACGCTGATATTGTCGTGAATGAAACAGCCCCCAGTTGGATTTTAGCTGGTACACAATTGCACTCAGATGATAGTAATACTGCTATCAAAACTAACAAAAAATTGCCTTTACGGGAAATGCGACTAACAGGACTGTTAGGATATGAAGTTGATCGGATGTTCCGTTACGCCCCAACTAATACAATTCGCATTGCCCACTCACCTTATCGATATAAAGGTGGTACAAGATATGCCGATATGACTGTTTACACTACAGAGTCTGGAGCAATGGTATTTGCGACTGGTTCAATGCAGTGGAATTGGGGACTAGATGATTATAATGCACCCACACTGCGCCCTTCCTTACTAAATCCTGATGCCCAAGCCATCACACATAACGTACTCAAGCAGATGATGAAAATTAAAAATTGA